In Sulfitobacter sp. OXR-159, one DNA window encodes the following:
- a CDS encoding [protein-PII] uridylyltransferase, whose product MDLAKPTTTSGARRHPRLICAPEQILDDTAVWQALSQRDSTLEGAALRAEIVPLIQEAQQAGRKAIAAGFAESPFDARAMTSSYTYLTDQLLRCVLQIATQVLHPNPNPTEGERLAMIGVGGYGRGEMAPFSDVDLLFLIPYKATAWSESVIESMLYILWDLKLKVGHATRTIEDCLRLGADDYTIQTALLENRFIDGDLTLAQELSERLKNDLFSGAGKDFIEAKLEERDNRHLKQGERYMVEPNVKEGKGGLRDLHSLFWIAKFIHDVDRVADLVDLGVFRADEYDTFREAEAFLWAVRGHLHLIAGRATEQLTFDMQVQVAQAMGYQDIGGRRGVEIFMQAYFRHATAVGDLTRIFVSGLEASHMKAEPLLERIFRRRPKMREGFQVVHNRIALKDDQEFLQDKLNLLRIFEEALRTGMLIHPDAMRLIKANLALIDDDMRRTPEARRIFLDLLLKHGNPERSLRRMNELGVLGAFIPEFEPIVAMMQFNMYHSYTVDEHTIQCIANLARIEKGELEEELPVASSILKRGVNRKVLYVALLLHDIGKGRPEDHSIIGAKLARRIGPRLGLKRDEVDTVEWLVRYHLLMSDMAQKRDIADPRTVRDFAKAVQTVKRLDLLCVLTVCDIRGVGPNTWNNWKAVLIRALYRQTERALETGLEDLNRENRGAEAKKALRAALSDWPRKLLQQETARHYPPYWQGLHVTAHVAFAELLRDIGNDDIRIDLHPDEDRGATRASFVMADHPGIFARLAGALALVGANVVDARSYTTKDGFVTDAFWIQDSEGNAYEASRLPRLRDTIEKTLRGEIVARDALKSRDKVKKRERAFKVPTHITFDNEGSEIYTIIEVDTRDRPGLLYDLTRTLAGSNVYIANAVIATFGEQVVDTFYVKDMFGLKYYTEAKQRTLEKRLREAIAAGVERAEG is encoded by the coding sequence TTGGACCTCGCGAAACCGACAACAACATCAGGCGCGCGTCGACACCCGCGCCTGATTTGCGCGCCCGAACAAATCCTTGACGATACAGCCGTCTGGCAGGCCCTTTCGCAACGCGACAGCACGCTGGAAGGTGCCGCGCTGCGGGCCGAGATCGTCCCCCTCATCCAAGAAGCCCAGCAGGCAGGCCGCAAGGCAATCGCCGCGGGCTTTGCGGAATCGCCCTTTGATGCGCGGGCGATGACCTCTTCCTACACCTATCTCACCGACCAACTGCTGCGCTGCGTCTTGCAGATCGCCACGCAGGTTCTGCACCCCAATCCGAACCCGACCGAGGGTGAACGGCTCGCCATGATCGGCGTGGGCGGCTATGGCCGGGGAGAGATGGCGCCCTTTTCCGATGTCGATCTGCTTTTCCTCATCCCCTACAAGGCCACCGCTTGGTCGGAGAGCGTGATTGAATCGATGCTCTATATCCTGTGGGATTTGAAGCTGAAGGTAGGTCACGCCACCCGCACCATCGAAGATTGCCTGCGGCTTGGGGCCGATGACTACACCATCCAAACCGCTCTGCTGGAGAACCGGTTCATCGATGGCGATCTCACCCTTGCCCAAGAGCTTTCCGAACGCCTTAAGAACGACCTCTTTTCGGGTGCCGGGAAGGATTTCATCGAAGCCAAGCTGGAGGAGCGCGACAACCGCCACCTGAAACAGGGTGAGCGCTATATGGTCGAGCCCAACGTCAAGGAAGGCAAAGGCGGGCTGCGCGATCTGCATTCGCTCTTTTGGATTGCCAAGTTCATCCATGACGTGGACCGGGTCGCCGATCTGGTCGATCTCGGTGTCTTTCGCGCCGATGAATACGACACCTTCCGCGAGGCCGAGGCCTTTCTCTGGGCCGTGCGCGGGCATCTTCACCTGATTGCAGGTCGCGCGACGGAACAGTTGACCTTTGACATGCAGGTGCAGGTTGCCCAAGCGATGGGCTATCAGGATATCGGGGGCCGGCGGGGCGTCGAGATCTTCATGCAGGCCTATTTCCGCCACGCAACGGCGGTGGGGGATCTGACCCGTATCTTTGTCAGCGGGCTTGAAGCGTCGCATATGAAGGCCGAGCCGCTGCTGGAGCGCATCTTTCGCCGCCGCCCGAAAATGCGCGAAGGGTTTCAGGTGGTCCACAACCGCATCGCGCTAAAAGACGACCAAGAGTTTCTACAAGACAAGCTGAACCTGCTGCGCATCTTCGAAGAGGCCCTGCGCACCGGCATGCTGATCCACCCTGACGCGATGCGGCTGATCAAGGCCAACCTCGCGCTGATCGACGATGACATGCGCCGCACGCCAGAGGCGCGGCGCATCTTCCTTGATCTGCTGTTGAAACACGGCAATCCCGAACGCTCTTTGCGGCGGATGAACGAATTGGGCGTCTTGGGCGCCTTCATCCCTGAGTTTGAGCCCATCGTGGCGATGATGCAGTTCAATATGTACCACTCCTACACCGTGGACGAACATACCATCCAGTGCATTGCCAACCTCGCCCGGATCGAAAAAGGCGAGCTGGAAGAAGAACTGCCCGTTGCCTCTTCGATCCTGAAGCGCGGGGTCAATCGCAAGGTGCTTTATGTGGCACTGCTGCTGCATGACATCGGCAAAGGGCGACCCGAGGATCATTCGATTATCGGCGCGAAACTCGCGCGGCGCATCGGCCCACGGTTGGGGTTGAAACGCGATGAGGTCGATACCGTGGAATGGCTGGTGCGCTACCACCTGCTGATGTCCGACATGGCCCAGAAACGCGACATCGCCGATCCGCGCACGGTGCGTGATTTTGCCAAGGCGGTGCAGACGGTCAAACGGCTCGACCTGCTCTGTGTGCTCACGGTCTGCGACATTCGCGGCGTAGGGCCGAACACGTGGAACAACTGGAAAGCGGTGCTGATCCGGGCGTTATATCGCCAGACCGAGCGGGCACTTGAAACCGGGCTTGAAGACCTCAACCGTGAGAACCGGGGGGCAGAGGCCAAGAAAGCCCTGCGCGCCGCGCTTTCCGACTGGCCGCGCAAGCTTTTGCAGCAAGAGACAGCCCGCCACTACCCGCCCTATTGGCAGGGTCTGCATGTCACCGCTCACGTCGCCTTTGCAGAACTGCTGCGCGACATCGGCAATGACGACATCCGCATCGACCTGCACCCCGACGAAGACCGTGGTGCCACCCGCGCCAGCTTTGTCATGGCCGATCATCCGGGCATCTTTGCCCGGCTTGCGGGTGCGCTTGCACTGGTCGGAGCCAATGTCGTCGACGCGCGCAGCTATACCACCAAAGACGGTTTCGTGACCGATGCCTTCTGGATTCAGGACAGCGAAGGCAACGCCTATGAAGCTTCGCGCCTGCCGCGCCTGCGCGACACGATCGAAAAGACCCTGCGGGGTGAGATCGTCGCCCGTGATGCGCTGAAATCGCGCGATAAGGTCAAGAAACGCGAACGCGCTTTCAAGGTGCCGACCCATATCACTTTCGACAACGAAGGGTCTGAAATCTATACGATCATCGAGGTCGACACCCGCGACCGGCCCGGCCTTCTTTATGATCTGACCCGCACCTTGGCTGGCTCAAACGTCTATATCGCCAACGCCGTGATCGCGACCTTTGGCGAGCAGGTGGTCGATACCTTCTACGTCAAAGACATGTTCGGCCTGAAATACTACACCGAGGCCAAGCAGCGCACCTTGGAAAAGCGCCTGCGCGAAGCGATTGCCGCAGGGGTTGAGCGGGCCGAGGGCTAG
- a CDS encoding CHAP domain-containing protein encodes MSVTRAALPNRGLMALCATLLLTAACAKAPDIPQPYDFSGIDPQRHFMAVQTAQDMRAKGQRVWCVPFARNVSGIQIRGNAETWWGKAKGLYPRGNEPVVGAVMAFSATGSMPMGHIAVVSDVVSPREIRVDHANWKRNQVSLKMAVIDVSKANDWSAVQVESQPGAFGRTYPINGFIYPTGG; translated from the coding sequence ATGAGCGTCACACGCGCAGCACTGCCGAACCGGGGCCTGATGGCCCTTTGCGCCACACTTCTTTTGACGGCAGCCTGCGCCAAAGCGCCTGACATCCCGCAGCCCTATGATTTCTCAGGAATAGATCCGCAGCGCCATTTCATGGCCGTGCAGACAGCCCAAGACATGCGCGCCAAGGGCCAGCGCGTTTGGTGCGTGCCCTTTGCCCGCAATGTCAGCGGCATCCAGATTCGCGGCAATGCAGAGACATGGTGGGGCAAGGCCAAAGGGCTTTATCCGCGCGGCAATGAGCCTGTGGTCGGTGCCGTTATGGCGTTTAGCGCGACCGGGTCCATGCCCATGGGGCATATCGCTGTGGTTTCCGATGTCGTCTCACCGCGCGAAATTCGGGTGGATCACGCCAATTGGAAACGCAATCAGGTCTCGCTCAAGATGGCGGTGATCGATGTGTCCAAGGCCAACGACTGGTCTGCCGTGCAGGTCGAAAGCCAGCCCGGCGCCTTTGGCAGAACCTATCCGATCAATGGGTTCATCTACCCCACCGGGGGATAA
- the murJ gene encoding murein biosynthesis integral membrane protein MurJ — MKPIRLMSGFFTVGVWTLLSRVLGFMREVLLLSLIGPGPVMDAFVAAFRLPNMFRRFFAEGAFNAAFVPMFAKKLEGEEGAGKFARDAFNGLSLVVLALTALGMIFMPGLVWLTAEGFVGDPRFDMTVAFGRIAFPYILCMSLSALFSGILNATGRFAVAAAAPVLLNIFVIAAMTFAALTGGEVALWLIWSIPVAGVAQLALTWRAAAQAGYPLRPSRPRWTPDMRAMIVIALPAALASGVMQINLVVGQLVASQYDKAVSWLFAADRLYQLPLGVVGIAVGIVLLPDLSRRLRAGDNDGAQTALSRAAEISLALTIPSAVALMVVPFALVTVLFQRGASGVDDTAAIATAVMIYGLGLPSFVLQKILQPVYFAREDTRRPFYFAVVAMVVNAALAVGLAPFISWIAPAVATTLAGWTMFACLAIGARRFGDAAKFDARFHKRIWRILMASAAMGVALWLGNAALQPMLGLPWWRGLALVLLIAIGAISYFGIGQLIGAFRLSEFKRAVRRG; from the coding sequence ATGAAACCTATCCGTCTTATGTCCGGCTTTTTCACTGTCGGTGTCTGGACCTTGCTCAGCCGTGTGCTCGGCTTCATGCGTGAGGTGCTGTTGCTGTCGCTCATTGGCCCCGGTCCGGTGATGGACGCCTTCGTCGCCGCCTTCCGCCTGCCCAATATGTTCCGCCGCTTCTTTGCCGAGGGCGCGTTCAACGCCGCCTTCGTGCCGATGTTCGCCAAAAAGCTGGAGGGCGAGGAAGGCGCTGGCAAATTCGCCCGCGATGCGTTTAACGGCTTGTCGCTGGTGGTGCTAGCGCTGACCGCTTTGGGCATGATCTTTATGCCCGGCTTGGTCTGGCTGACCGCCGAGGGCTTTGTCGGCGACCCGCGGTTCGACATGACCGTCGCCTTTGGCCGCATCGCCTTTCCCTATATCCTGTGCATGTCACTCTCGGCGCTGTTTTCCGGCATCCTGAACGCCACCGGACGCTTTGCCGTGGCCGCCGCCGCGCCGGTACTGCTGAACATCTTCGTCATCGCCGCCATGACCTTTGCCGCCCTCACCGGGGGCGAAGTCGCGCTCTGGCTGATCTGGTCGATCCCAGTGGCTGGCGTGGCGCAGCTTGCCCTGACATGGCGCGCCGCGGCCCAAGCGGGCTATCCGCTGCGCCCCTCGCGGCCCCGCTGGACCCCCGACATGCGCGCGATGATCGTCATCGCCCTGCCCGCCGCGCTGGCCTCGGGCGTGATGCAGATCAACCTCGTGGTGGGGCAACTGGTCGCCAGCCAATATGACAAGGCCGTCTCATGGCTTTTCGCCGCCGACCGCCTTTATCAGCTGCCCTTAGGCGTGGTGGGTATCGCTGTTGGCATCGTGCTGCTGCCCGACCTTTCGCGCCGCCTGCGCGCCGGGGACAACGACGGCGCGCAAACTGCGCTTAGCCGCGCCGCCGAGATTTCGCTGGCCTTGACGATCCCTTCGGCAGTGGCGCTGATGGTGGTGCCCTTCGCATTGGTTACCGTATTGTTCCAACGCGGCGCCTCGGGCGTGGATGACACCGCAGCGATTGCCACAGCGGTGATGATCTACGGCCTCGGCCTGCCATCCTTCGTGCTGCAAAAGATCCTGCAACCGGTCTATTTCGCACGCGAAGATACCCGCCGCCCCTTCTACTTTGCTGTGGTCGCCATGGTCGTCAACGCGGCTCTCGCGGTGGGCCTTGCGCCCTTCATCAGCTGGATCGCCCCTGCTGTTGCAACTACGCTGGCGGGCTGGACGATGTTTGCCTGCCTCGCCATCGGCGCGCGGCGGTTTGGCGATGCGGCCAAGTTCGACGCGCGGTTCCACAAGCGTATCTGGCGCATTCTCATGGCCTCCGCCGCGATGGGCGTCGCCCTTTGGCTGGGCAATGCAGCCCTGCAACCGATGCTGGGCCTGCCATGGTGGCGTGGTCTGGCGCTGGTGCTGCTCATCGCCATCGGCGCGATCAGCTACTTTGGCATCGGCCAGTTGATCGGCGCCTTCCGCTTGTCCGAGTTCAAACGCGCGGTTCGGCGCGGTTAA
- a CDS encoding rhomboid family intramembrane serine protease codes for MQDPDFQPPVNPLPPAVVVLFLAITGVEVVLSLAEAGLVGGPAAVGWRLALVRDFGFSGLIFDAMIGAGQYPIEHIWRVVTYPFIHLGFTHAIFAVVLLLALGKLVAEAMGQMAFLVIFVLSGIGGALVYGALLNDPVWLAGAYPNVYGLIGGYSFVMWRRLLGSGGPQYQAFTLIALLMGLQLFWGIFFETGFLWVAELAGFFCGFGLSFLVAPGEWARLRARLQQR; via the coding sequence ATGCAAGACCCTGATTTCCAGCCCCCCGTGAACCCGCTGCCGCCTGCGGTTGTCGTGTTGTTTTTGGCCATTACTGGCGTTGAGGTGGTCTTGTCCTTGGCCGAGGCTGGGCTGGTCGGTGGCCCTGCTGCCGTAGGCTGGCGGCTGGCGCTGGTGCGCGACTTTGGCTTTTCGGGGCTGATTTTTGACGCGATGATCGGGGCTGGCCAGTACCCGATTGAGCATATCTGGCGGGTGGTGACCTATCCGTTCATTCATCTGGGCTTTACCCATGCGATCTTTGCCGTCGTGCTGCTGTTGGCTCTGGGCAAGTTGGTGGCCGAGGCGATGGGGCAGATGGCCTTTCTGGTGATATTTGTGCTGTCGGGGATCGGCGGGGCGCTGGTTTATGGGGCGCTGTTAAACGATCCGGTTTGGCTCGCCGGGGCCTATCCCAATGTCTATGGGTTGATCGGCGGCTATAGTTTTGTGATGTGGCGGCGGCTGCTTGGCTCAGGCGGGCCGCAGTATCAGGCGTTCACGCTGATCGCCCTGCTGATGGGGCTACAGCTTTTCTGGGGCATCTTTTTTGAGACCGGCTTTTTGTGGGTCGCCGAGTTGGCCGGGTTCTTCTGCGGCTTCGGTCTGAGCTTCTTGGTCGCGCCCGGTGAATGGGCGCGACTGAGGGCGCGGTTGCAGCAGCGTTAA
- the trpS gene encoding tryptophan--tRNA ligase, which produces MSETQFTPRVFSGIQPSGDLHLGNYLGALKRFADAQEKGVQSIYCMVDLHAITVPQKPEDLKRSTRELCAGFIASGIDPEKSILINQSQVPEHAQLAWIFNCVARMGWMGRMTQWKDKAGKNAEAASLGLFAYPALMAADILIYHATHVPVGEDQKQHLELTRDIAAKFNHDYGVDFFPLTEPVIEGAATRVMSLRDGSKKMSKSDPSPASRINLTDDADTIAKKFRKAKTDPDALPSEAEGLKDRPEARNLVNIYAALSDQTIDQVLAEVGGQQFGTFKPALAELAVSKMGPITAEMQRLMADEPEIDRILARGAEQAREITTPILKRTYEIVGMVG; this is translated from the coding sequence ATGTCCGAGACCCAATTCACCCCGCGCGTGTTTTCCGGCATTCAGCCCTCGGGCGACCTGCATCTGGGCAACTACCTGGGCGCGCTCAAACGCTTTGCAGATGCACAGGAAAAGGGCGTGCAGTCGATCTATTGCATGGTCGACCTGCACGCGATCACGGTCCCGCAAAAGCCCGAAGACCTCAAACGCAGCACCCGCGAACTTTGCGCCGGCTTCATCGCTTCGGGCATCGACCCGGAAAAGTCCATCCTGATCAATCAAAGCCAAGTGCCCGAACACGCGCAACTGGCTTGGATTTTCAACTGCGTCGCCCGCATGGGCTGGATGGGCCGCATGACCCAGTGGAAAGACAAGGCCGGCAAAAATGCCGAGGCCGCCTCCCTCGGCCTTTTCGCCTACCCCGCACTGATGGCCGCCGACATCCTGATCTACCACGCCACCCATGTGCCGGTGGGCGAGGACCAGAAACAGCACCTTGAATTGACCCGCGACATCGCGGCCAAGTTCAACCACGACTACGGCGTCGATTTCTTCCCCCTCACCGAACCGGTGATCGAAGGCGCGGCCACCCGCGTTATGTCCCTGCGCGACGGGTCCAAGAAAATGTCAAAGTCCGATCCTTCCCCCGCCAGCCGCATCAACCTGACCGATGACGCAGACACGATCGCCAAGAAATTCCGCAAGGCCAAAACCGACCCCGACGCCCTCCCGTCCGAGGCCGAGGGCCTGAAGGACCGCCCCGAAGCGCGCAACCTCGTGAACATCTACGCCGCCCTCAGCGACCAGACCATCGATCAAGTCTTGGCCGAAGTCGGCGGCCAGCAGTTTGGCACTTTCAAACCCGCGCTGGCAGAACTGGCCGTGTCCAAAATGGGCCCGATCACCGCCGAAATGCAGCGCCTGATGGCCGATGAGCCCGAGATCGACCGCATCCTCGCCCGGGGCGCGGAACAGGCCCGCGAAATCACCACCCCGATCCTCAAGCGCACCTATGAGATCGTCGGCATGGTCGGCTGA
- a CDS encoding VOC family protein — MNHATVGHIHLKVADLDRAIHFYGDLLGFAVTQRYGDQAAFLGAGGYHHHIGLNTWESAGATPPPPGHTGLYHSAFLYPDRQQLARALRRVLEAGITLDGAADHGVSEAVYMRDPDNNGVELYRDRPQADWPRDAQGDLKMVNAPLDVAALLAEAN, encoded by the coding sequence ATGAACCACGCAACCGTCGGCCATATACACCTCAAGGTCGCTGACCTTGACCGCGCCATTCATTTTTACGGCGACTTGCTGGGCTTTGCCGTGACCCAACGCTACGGCGATCAGGCGGCTTTTCTAGGCGCGGGCGGCTATCATCACCACATCGGGCTGAACACATGGGAAAGCGCGGGCGCCACCCCGCCGCCGCCAGGCCATACCGGCCTCTACCACAGCGCCTTTCTCTACCCTGACCGACAGCAATTGGCGCGCGCCCTGCGCCGGGTGCTTGAGGCTGGCATCACATTGGACGGCGCCGCCGATCACGGTGTCAGCGAAGCGGTCTACATGCGCGATCCCGACAACAACGGTGTTGAATTGTACCGGGACCGGCCCCAAGCCGACTGGCCCCGCGATGCACAAGGCGATCTCAAAATGGTCAACGCCCCCCTCGATGTCGCTGCCCTACTGGCCGAGGCAAACTGA
- a CDS encoding class II histone deacetylase, protein MTTGFFWDERCFWHAGGNYAFTMPVGGLVQPLAAGGLPENPETKRRMKNLMEVTGLFDELDTRSAAPASREALARVHPESYLDEFKRLSDAGGGELGHAVPFARGGYELAALSAGLAIAAVDAVARGDLDNAYALSRPPGHHCLPDLPNGFCLPANVAIAIEAAQAKGLAKRVVVLDWDVHHGNGTEAIYYDRDDVLTISLHQEGNYPIDTGGLADRGRGAGEGYNINLPMHAGSGHTAYLHAMDRVVIPAIEAFAPDMIIVACGYDAAIVDPLARMQATAATFAEMTKRIRDTADKLCDGKLVLVHEGGYSEAYVPFCGHATIAALAGSKIDAPDPMARSLHARQPSPAFDAFLRQSIDDMAQQLDL, encoded by the coding sequence ATGACCACAGGTTTTTTCTGGGACGAACGCTGCTTCTGGCACGCAGGCGGGAACTACGCCTTTACCATGCCGGTCGGCGGGCTGGTGCAGCCCCTCGCGGCAGGCGGCCTGCCGGAAAACCCCGAAACCAAGCGCCGAATGAAGAACCTTATGGAGGTAACGGGGCTCTTCGACGAACTCGATACCCGCAGCGCCGCCCCGGCCAGCCGCGAAGCGCTGGCACGGGTGCATCCCGAAAGCTACCTTGATGAATTCAAGCGACTCTCTGACGCGGGGGGCGGGGAATTGGGCCATGCGGTCCCCTTCGCCCGCGGCGGTTATGAGCTGGCCGCGCTGTCTGCCGGGCTGGCCATCGCCGCGGTCGACGCCGTAGCACGCGGCGATCTCGACAATGCCTATGCCCTCAGCCGCCCACCGGGGCATCACTGCCTGCCCGATCTGCCCAATGGGTTCTGCCTGCCGGCCAATGTCGCCATCGCCATCGAGGCCGCACAGGCCAAGGGGCTGGCCAAGCGCGTGGTCGTGCTGGACTGGGACGTGCACCACGGCAATGGGACCGAGGCGATCTATTATGACCGCGATGACGTGCTGACGATCTCTCTGCATCAAGAGGGGAATTACCCGATCGACACCGGCGGCCTCGCAGATCGCGGGCGGGGTGCTGGCGAAGGCTATAACATCAACCTGCCGATGCACGCGGGCTCGGGCCACACCGCCTACCTACACGCGATGGACCGCGTGGTGATCCCCGCGATTGAGGCCTTCGCCCCCGACATGATTATCGTTGCCTGCGGCTATGACGCGGCAATCGTCGATCCGCTGGCACGGATGCAGGCCACCGCCGCCACCTTTGCCGAGATGACCAAGCGCATCCGCGACACCGCCGACAAGCTCTGCGACGGCAAGCTCGTGCTGGTGCATGAGGGCGGCTATTCCGAGGCCTATGTCCCCTTCTGCGGCCATGCCACGATCGCCGCGCTTGCGGGCAGCAAGATCGACGCGCCTGACCCGATGGCGCGGTCCCTGCACGCCCGCCAACCCTCGCCCGCCTTTGATGCCTTCCTGCGCCAGTCGATTGACGATATGGCGCAGCAACTGGACCTGTAA
- a CDS encoding nitroreductase family protein, whose amino-acid sequence MPVADPSALAFLQNRRSRPAKTLGLPVPDAEALRPLLTAAARTPDHGKLEPWRFVVIDRAAMARLAEVAEKRGAALGLGPEDTAKGRGQFDQGNLAVAVIEVQKPSPKIPPLEQTYSAGAVCLALLNAALAAGWGANWLSGWPSHDRGFMEEGFALAPHERIAGIIHIGTETAAPPERPRPDIDEITTWL is encoded by the coding sequence ATGCCCGTAGCTGACCCTTCCGCCCTCGCCTTTTTGCAAAACCGCCGCTCGCGCCCGGCCAAGACGCTGGGCCTGCCGGTGCCCGATGCCGAGGCGCTGCGCCCGCTTCTGACCGCCGCCGCCCGCACGCCGGATCACGGCAAGCTGGAGCCGTGGCGTTTCGTGGTCATCGACCGCGCGGCGATGGCGCGATTGGCCGAAGTGGCTGAGAAACGCGGCGCGGCCCTTGGCCTCGGGCCAGAGGACACCGCCAAGGGGCGTGGCCAATTCGATCAAGGCAACCTCGCCGTGGCGGTGATCGAGGTGCAAAAGCCCTCACCCAAAATCCCACCACTAGAGCAGACATATTCCGCCGGGGCCGTCTGCCTTGCGCTGCTCAACGCGGCGCTTGCCGCAGGCTGGGGGGCAAACTGGCTCAGCGGTTGGCCTTCCCATGACCGCGGTTTCATGGAGGAAGGCTTTGCCCTCGCCCCGCATGAGCGTATCGCGGGGATCATCCATATCGGCACCGAAACCGCCGCCCCGCCCGAGCGTCCGCGCCCTGACATCGACGAGATCACCACATGGCTGTAA
- a CDS encoding EI24 domain-containing protein: MAVNAILRSFTRALGQLGDARFRKVVLLGVGLSLALLVAATAGFAYLVDWVTPEDAWLPVLGEVNWLDDLLSWSALILLMVLSVFLMVPVASAITSMFLDDVADAVEEVHYPHLPPAHRVSIGDAIRDTVNFMGVLVGANLLALVLYLLFAPAALFIFWGLNGFLLGREYFTLAALRRHGRDEAKRLRRRHAGTIWLAGVLMAVPLSVPLLNLLIPILGAATFTHLYHALVPHSDAASLRYPRR, translated from the coding sequence ATGGCTGTAAACGCGATCCTGCGGTCCTTTACCCGCGCGCTTGGCCAATTGGGCGATGCGCGCTTTCGCAAGGTGGTCCTGCTCGGCGTCGGCCTGTCGCTGGCGCTGCTGGTCGCGGCGACGGCGGGCTTTGCCTATCTGGTGGATTGGGTCACCCCCGAAGACGCTTGGCTGCCGGTACTGGGCGAGGTCAACTGGCTCGATGATCTGCTGAGTTGGAGCGCGCTAATCCTGCTGATGGTGCTCTCGGTCTTTTTGATGGTGCCCGTCGCCTCGGCGATTACATCGATGTTTCTGGATGATGTGGCCGATGCGGTGGAAGAGGTGCACTACCCGCATCTGCCCCCGGCGCACCGTGTCAGCATCGGCGATGCGATCCGCGATACTGTCAACTTCATGGGCGTGCTGGTGGGGGCAAACCTGCTGGCGCTGGTGCTCTACCTGCTCTTCGCCCCGGCGGCGCTGTTCATCTTTTGGGGGCTGAACGGGTTCTTGCTGGGGCGCGAATATTTCACCCTCGCCGCGCTGCGCCGCCATGGCCGGGACGAGGCGAAACGCCTGCGCCGCCGCCATGCGGGCACGATCTGGCTGGCCGGGGTGCTGATGGCGGTGCCGCTGTCGGTGCCGCTGCTGAACCTGCTGATCCCGATCCTAGGAGCGGCGACCTTTACCCACCTGTACCATGCGTTGGTGCCACATTCGGATGCAGCCAGCCTTCGATATCCGCGACGCTGA
- a CDS encoding DUF1467 family protein, producing the protein MGIVSGLVLFAVIWSMTFMVALPIRVQTQGDAGEVVPGTHAGAPAQHHLGRKALWTTLVAAIIWAICATIILSGWISVADIEGWLHPNVAPTHGTGG; encoded by the coding sequence ATGGGGATCGTTTCGGGCCTCGTGCTCTTTGCCGTCATCTGGTCGATGACATTCATGGTCGCCCTGCCGATTCGGGTGCAAACTCAAGGGGACGCAGGCGAGGTCGTGCCCGGCACCCATGCGGGCGCACCGGCGCAGCATCATCTGGGGCGCAAGGCGCTGTGGACCACGCTGGTGGCCGCAATCATTTGGGCGATCTGCGCCACGATCATCCTGTCGGGCTGGATCAGCGTCGCGGATATCGAAGGCTGGCTGCATCCGAATGTGGCACCAACGCATGGTACAGGTGGGTAA
- the mce gene encoding methylmalonyl-CoA epimerase: MIGRLNHVAIAVPDLDAAADQYRHALGAKVGAPQAEPDHGVTVIFIELPNTKIELLHPLGDDSPINGFLEKNPAGGIHHICYEVDDIIAARDHLKSTGARVLGSGEPKIGAHGKPVLFLHPKDFNGALVELEEV; encoded by the coding sequence ATGATCGGACGTCTTAACCATGTGGCCATCGCCGTGCCGGATCTCGATGCGGCGGCGGATCAGTATCGCCACGCGCTTGGCGCCAAGGTCGGCGCGCCGCAGGCCGAACCGGATCACGGGGTGACCGTGATCTTTATCGAACTGCCCAACACCAAGATCGAATTGCTGCATCCTTTGGGCGATGACAGCCCGATCAATGGCTTTTTGGAAAAGAACCCGGCGGGTGGCATCCACCACATCTGCTATGAGGTCGATGACATCATCGCGGCGCGCGATCACCTGAAATCCACCGGCGCGCGGGTGCTGGGCTCGGGCGAACCCAAGATCGGCGCCCATGGCAAGCCGGTACTGTTCCTGCATCCCAAGGATTTCAACGGCGCGCTCGTCGAGCTTGAGGAGGTCTGA